A genome region from Rhodanobacter thiooxydans includes the following:
- the nudE gene encoding ADP compounds hydrolase NudE, which produces MVEVGYYSIEHLKVEFTNGIRRDFHRLHSQGYGSVIIAAIPEPGVVLLIREYSVGVHAYELGLPKGRMDKGESVEDAANRELKEEVGFGARRLTCLRTLSLAPTYMSNRTHLVLAEDLYEERLPGDEPEELEVVPWRLDQLGDLMLRDDCSEARSIAGLFMVREYLATR; this is translated from the coding sequence ATGGTCGAGGTGGGCTATTACTCGATCGAGCATTTGAAAGTGGAATTCACCAACGGTATCCGACGCGACTTCCATCGATTGCACAGTCAGGGATACGGCTCGGTGATCATCGCCGCGATCCCCGAGCCGGGCGTCGTTCTGCTGATCCGTGAATATTCGGTGGGTGTCCACGCGTATGAGCTGGGTCTCCCCAAGGGGCGCATGGACAAGGGAGAAAGCGTTGAGGACGCCGCGAACCGGGAGCTGAAGGAGGAAGTCGGTTTCGGCGCACGGCGTTTGACCTGCCTTCGAACCTTGTCCCTCGCGCCCACCTACATGAGCAACCGGACCCATCTGGTTCTCGCCGAGGATCTCTACGAGGAACGCCTGCCGGGCGATGAGCCGGAGGAACTGGAGGTCGTGCCGTGGCGCCTGGACCAGTTGGGCGACTTGATGCTGCGCGACGATTGTTCCGAGGCGCGATCGATTGCCGGGCTCTTCATGGTTCGCGAGTATCTGGCCACTCGCTGA
- a CDS encoding MFS transporter, with protein sequence MKDHARFVRENLRWIGGGFLLMFFSSFGQTFFVGLFGTDLRAQFHLSDGQFGGLYTVATLASALTLPWAGRTLDLMPGWKVARFSIVGLAIACVLVGVAPHVIVLAFALYLLRLFGQGMMTEIAFTEVGRWFNANRGRAMALIVPGVQAGSALLPVAVVLMVKLGGWRTPWLVSAALLMLVGYPLIIGLLRIERVPRSHELDAGRQRTARDWTRREVVRDPVFYLLLAGTLAPPFIGTTIFFHQGYLIALRGYDPLVFAAAFPVMAVTTVLFGLLCGHMIDRFGALRLLPFFLAPLAVASAAVGLVTPAWGIYLFMFLLGISNGFTQTLLGALWPEVYGLANLGGIRAIIVAAMVLATALGPGLTGVLIDLGLPLPGQMLWMALWCMVASLAMAMASRAVRLRECRA encoded by the coding sequence TTGAAAGATCACGCCCGCTTTGTCCGGGAAAACCTGCGCTGGATCGGCGGCGGGTTCCTCCTGATGTTCTTCTCGTCCTTCGGGCAGACCTTCTTCGTGGGGCTGTTCGGCACCGACCTTCGCGCGCAGTTCCATCTTTCGGACGGGCAGTTCGGCGGCCTGTACACGGTTGCCACGCTGGCCAGCGCGCTGACCTTGCCGTGGGCAGGTCGAACCCTGGACCTTATGCCGGGATGGAAGGTGGCGCGCTTTTCCATTGTTGGCCTGGCGATCGCCTGCGTATTGGTAGGCGTGGCGCCGCATGTGATCGTCCTGGCGTTTGCGCTCTACCTGCTGCGGTTGTTCGGCCAGGGCATGATGACCGAGATCGCTTTCACCGAAGTGGGACGGTGGTTCAATGCCAACCGGGGCCGCGCCATGGCGCTGATCGTGCCGGGAGTGCAGGCCGGTTCGGCGCTGTTGCCGGTGGCGGTCGTGCTGATGGTCAAGCTGGGCGGCTGGCGCACTCCCTGGCTGGTTTCGGCCGCATTGCTGATGCTCGTCGGGTATCCGCTCATCATCGGCCTGTTGCGGATCGAGCGAGTGCCGCGTTCCCACGAGCTCGATGCCGGCCGGCAACGCACGGCGCGCGACTGGACCCGGCGTGAAGTGGTTCGGGACCCCGTCTTCTATCTGCTGCTGGCAGGCACGTTAGCGCCACCGTTCATCGGCACCACCATCTTTTTCCACCAGGGGTACCTGATCGCGCTGCGCGGCTATGACCCGCTGGTCTTCGCAGCCGCGTTTCCCGTGATGGCCGTGACGACCGTGCTGTTCGGCTTGCTATGCGGCCACATGATCGACCGGTTCGGTGCCTTGCGCCTGCTGCCTTTCTTCCTGGCGCCCCTGGCAGTGGCATCCGCCGCAGTCGGGCTGGTCACCCCGGCGTGGGGCATTTATTTGTTCATGTTTTTGCTGGGTATCAGCAACGGCTTCACGCAGACCCTGCTCGGCGCCCTGTGGCCGGAGGTCTACGGCCTGGCCAACCTGGGAGGCATCCGCGCGATCATCGTGGCGGCCATGGTGCTGGCCACAGCGCTCGGCCCGGGACTCACCGGCGTGCTGATCGACCTGGGGCTGCCGCTACCTGGCCAGATGCTGTGGATGGCGCTCTGGTGCATGGTGGCGTCACTCGCCATGGCGATGGCTTCACGTGCTGTGCGGTTGCGCGAATGCCGAGCGTGA